In one window of Arachis ipaensis cultivar K30076 chromosome B06, Araip1.1, whole genome shotgun sequence DNA:
- the LOC107646402 gene encoding probable receptor-like protein kinase At5g18500, which translates to HTLKFDIIPYISCHSQLAVECALNFTTYPFVASFGECWNVQENISSWTADGFPATMCCRNALTALSEALALHNHSLHGPLFVSPRQWQNCSTLFYSQYKMQAHSCGFDALFMDKEIYHCSNLAMQDVASMPQYQDTLNQCSHFDQPFVEACPNCTTAILSLRDALNGGNGDGPDRAVCGVAALVAVMGGKQNDPSLADKFLRCLPPISVKKSKYSASLVLISVPVVVVVLLLIALLVKYTLKKKKQPLRPFQLKEITSWAGLYCFTKQEIEKAMNYRDEKICLGRGSAGQVYRGVLPSGQLVAIKHLTKSSPSDSFTREIQGLSRLRHPNLVCLFGCCIEGDEKYLVYEFCANGNLAQHLLKKDCHLNWETRVKILRDCSFALKYLHYHIEGCVVHRDIKLTNILLTEEYQAKLSDFGLARMMGVEESKVFTDIRGTIGYMDPEYMSNAKLTCASDVYSFGIVALQILSGQKVIEMDLDARDQLTRKARDVSMGKRPLRDFEDPRLGGEVNKANFESILHIAVLCIAKHGKNRPTIEVIFDELDAVYRDTRLRISAGKQDNNKRPPSSSTPSTSSSSKSPKQISV; encoded by the exons CACACTTTAAAATTTGACATTATACCTTATATAAGCTGTCATTCTCAATTGGCAGTGGAATGTGCTTTGAATTTCACGACATACCCGTTCGTGGCATCGTTTGGTGAGTGTTGGAATGTCCAAGAGAATATAAGCAGCTGGACCGCAGATGGCTTCCCGGCCACCATGTGTTGCCGCAATGCCCTCACAGCTTTGTCGGAGGCACTGGCCTTGCATAATCACAGCCTACATGGACCACTCTTCGTTTCCCCGCGTCAATGGCAGAACTGCAGCACCTTATTCTACTCCCAATATAAGATGCAAGCACACTCGTGTGGCTTTGACGCGTTGTTCATGGACAAGGAAATCTACCATTGCTCCAACTTGGCTATGCAAGATGTTGCATCCATGCCGCAGTACCAAGATACCTTGAACCAATGCTCACACTTCGATCAACCGTTTGTTGAGGCATGTCCCAATTGTACCACTGCAATATTGAGCCTGAGAGACGCTTTGAACGGAGGCAACGGAGATGGCCCAGACAGAGCCGTATGCGGGGTGGCAGCTCTTGTTGCTGTTATGGGTGGCAAACAAAATGACCCATCTCTCGCTGACAAATTCTTACGCTGCTTGCCGCCGATTTCGGTCAAAAAATCAA AATATTCGGCAAGTCTAGTGTTAATAAGCGTGCCAGTAGTGGTGGTAGTATTGTTGTTGATAGCTCTACTGGTAAAGTatacactcaagaagaagaagcagccatTGAGGCCATTTCAATTGAAGGAGATAACATCATGGGCAGGACTATACTGCTTCACGAAACAAGAAATCGAAAAGGCAATGAATTACAGGGATGAGAAGATATGCCTAGGACGCGGAAGTGCCGGGCAGGTTTACAGAGGCGTTCTCCCCAGCGGTCAGCTTGTTGCCATCAAGCATTTGACCAAGAGCAGCCCTTCTGATTCATTCACTCGGGAGATTCAAGGCCTTTCTAGACTTCGCCATCCGAACCTTGTTTGTCTTTTTGGTTGTTGCATTGAAGGTGACGAGAaatatttagtttatgaattttgTGCTAACGGAAATCTAGCTCAACATCTACTAA AAAAAGACTGCCATTTGAATTGGGAAACAAGAGTGAAAATTTTGAGGGATTGTTCATTTGCACTAAAGTATCTCCACTATCATATAGAAGGCTGCGTTGTCCATAGAGATATAAAG CTGACAAACATACTTCTGACGGAGGAATACCAAGCGAAACTGTCGGATTTCGGATTGGCAAGGATGATGGGGGTAGAAGAGAGCAAGGTATTCACAGACATTAGAGGGACAATAGGGTACATGGATCCTGAGTACATGAGCAATGCGAAGCTAACCTGTGCAAGTGACGTGTACAGCTTTGGGATTGTGGCTTTACAAATCCTTTCAGGACAGAAAGTGATAGAGATGGATCTTGATGCAAGAGACCAGCTGACCAGAAAGGCTCGAGATGTAAGTATGGGAAAGCGTCCGCTGAGAGATTTTGAGGACCCGAGGCTAGGAGGCGAGGTTAACAAGGCGAACTTCGAATCCATATTGCACATAGCGGTTCTGTGTATTGCAAAACACGGCAAGAATCGTCCAACTATTGAAGTTATCTTTGACGAGCTCGACGCCGTCTATAGGGACACCCGTTTACGCATCTCCGCCGGAAAGCAAGACAATAATAAGCGCCCGCCATCGTCGTCAACTCCATCCACCAGCTCAAGCTCCAAGTCCCCCAAACAGATCTCTGTTTGA
- the LOC107645737 gene encoding violaxanthin de-epoxidase, chloroplastic, whose protein sequence is MATLTANSMLLSCHESTITTNVPLMMKLGQIRFHRTVGFHSSGLVFRLFSSTTDRTTRFNSLVSFRNQSLTIKAKLHYHSSSHNNRPSMLTNRILEFMGNCRYLRTLEVASILAWFLVIVPSVDAVDALKTCTCLLKECRIELVRCLSNPSCAANVACLQTCNNRPDETECQIKCGDLFENSVVDEFNECAVSRKKCVPMKSDVGEFPAPNPDILVQNFNIADFTGKWFISSGLNPSFDTFDCQLHEFHTEDNKLVGNLSWRVKTPDAGFLTRSTQQRFVQDPKYPGILYNHDNEYLHYQDDWYILSSKIENKSEDYVFIYYRGKNDAWDGYGGAVVYTRSKALPESIVPELERAAKKVGRDFSKFIKTDNTCGPEPSLVERLEKKVEEGEETIAREVEELEGEVEKVRKTEMTLFQRLAEGFKVLQEDEQNFLKGLSKEEMEILDGLKMEATEVEKLFGGALPLRKLR, encoded by the exons ATGGCAACCTTGACTGCAAATTCAATGTTACTATCTTGTCACGAATCCACAATCACAACTAATGTACCATTGATGATGAAGTTAGGTCAAATAAGGTTCCACAGAACAGTAGGTTTCCACTCTAGTGGTCTTGTTTTCAGACTATTCTCTAGTACCACGGATCGAACTACACGCTTCAACTCCTTAGTATCTTTTAGAAATCAATCTCTCACTATAAAAGCCAAACTCCATTATCATTCTTCTTCTCATAATAATCGCCCATCG ATGTTGACGAACAGAATACTTGAATTCATGGGAAACTGTAGATATTTACGCACATTGGAAGTGGCTAGTATTTTGGCCTGGTTTCTAGTAATTGTTCCTTCAGTTGATGCTGTTGACGCTCTCAAAACTTGTACTTGCTTATTGAAGGAATGCAG GATAGAACTAGTTAGGTGTCTCTCAAATCCATCGTGTGCAGCCAATGTTGCTTGCCTCCAAACTTGTAACAATAGACCTGATGAAACAGAATGCCAA ATCAAATGCGGAGACCTATTTGAGAACAGTGTAGTTGATGAATTTAATGAATGTGCTGTGTCACGGAAGAAATGTGTGCCTATGAAATCAGATGTGGGAGAATTTCCTGCTCCAAACCCTGATATCCTTGTTCAAAACTTTAACATTGCAGATTTTACTGGCAAGTGGTTCATTAGTAGTGGTTTAAATCCAAGTTTTGATACTTTTGATTGTCAATTACACGAATTTCACACAGAAGACAACAAACTTGTGGGGAATTTATCATGGAGAGTAAAAACTCCAGATGCTGGATTTCTTACTAGGTCAACCCAGCAGAGATTTGTGCAAGATCCCAAATACCCTGGCATCCTCTATAATCATGATAATGAGTACCTTCACTATCAAGATGACTG GTACATTTTGTCATCAAAGATTGAAAATAAGTCAGAAGACTATGTTTTTATATACTATCGAGGTAAAAACGATGCATGGGATGGATATGGAGGTGCTGTTGTGTACACAAGAAGTAAAGCTTTACCAGAATCTATAGTGCCTGAACTCGAAAGAGCTGCGAAGAAAGTAGGAAGGGACTTTAGCAAGTTTATCAAAACAGACAATACTTGCGGGCCAGAACCTTCCCTGGTGGAAAGACTGGAGAAAAAGGTGGAGGAAGGAGAAGAAACTATTGCTAGAGAAGTCGAAGAGTTAGAAGGAGAAGTAGAGAAGGTACGGAAAACTGAAATGACATTATTTCAAAGGTTGGCTGAAGGGTTCAAAGTGCTTCAAGAAGATGAGCAAAATTTCTTAAAAGGCTTGTCTAAAGAGGAGATGGAAATACTTGACGGACTCAAAATGGAAGCTACTGAAGTAGAAAAGCTCTTTGGAGGTGCCTTGCCTTTGCGAAAGTTAAGGTAG